A single window of Methylocella tundrae DNA harbors:
- a CDS encoding molybdopterin-containing oxidoreductase family protein has protein sequence MNELTKPKTFFGGCPHDCPDTCSMIFEVSGGVLQGVRGNPDHPMTRGGLCVKLKDYEVRHYHPDRVLYPLRRVGPKGSKQFERITWDEALDEIVTRWKAIIADHGPQAIIPYSYLGHQGLVHGLNGGDAFFNRLGATVCERTFCGEGSCTAWLLTVGPTAGLDPESYIHSKYIVIWACNSVSTNLHHWAIVRDAQKAGAKVVVIDAYSSRTAKAADWHICPKPGTDAALAMALINSIIEDGLVDQDYVDNYTKGFEDLKERARTRTPEWAEAITGVPAADIRKLAYELATAQPAAIRMGVALERHFGGGQTIRAVTCIPALTGAWRHVGGGVTQFPVWEHPYKFDVICRPDLIPEGTRVVNNLQIGRALTGELPLDPPIMSMMCWNSNPVTQAPETDKIVQGLMRDDLFLVSAEHFISDTASYADIVLPASMGAEMEDMILSWGHLYLTYNTKCADSPGEAIPNNEIFRRLAARMGFEEENFKWTDSECLEHYVDWSSPACEGIDLAYLRQHGFARLKVGTPDDRAPHREGNFPTASGKCELRIDGAKNFVAGPFRQMYEGFQPGEDLDPLPDYVGSRESHTNDPERAKRYPLNIVSPKSHGFLNSCYANMDHKIKGQGEQFVLINRVDADRRAIVDGDRVQVANDRGAFKGVARITGDVNPGVVVATLGYWRQLNDGTVNSVSSSAFADMGHAPSFSDNLVEVTRAN, from the coding sequence ATGAACGAGCTTACGAAGCCAAAAACCTTCTTTGGCGGCTGTCCGCATGACTGTCCCGACACTTGCTCGATGATTTTCGAGGTCAGCGGAGGCGTCCTGCAGGGCGTGAGGGGAAACCCCGACCATCCGATGACGCGCGGCGGCCTCTGCGTGAAACTCAAGGATTACGAGGTTCGGCACTATCACCCCGACCGGGTTCTTTACCCGCTTCGTCGTGTTGGGCCTAAAGGATCTAAACAATTCGAGCGCATAACCTGGGACGAGGCGCTCGACGAGATCGTAACGCGCTGGAAGGCGATTATCGCCGATCACGGCCCGCAGGCGATCATCCCCTACAGCTATCTCGGGCATCAAGGGCTCGTGCACGGTCTGAATGGAGGCGACGCCTTCTTTAACCGCTTGGGGGCGACCGTCTGCGAGCGGACATTCTGCGGTGAGGGCTCTTGCACGGCTTGGCTGCTGACCGTCGGCCCAACAGCTGGCCTCGACCCCGAGAGCTACATTCACTCGAAGTACATCGTAATCTGGGCGTGCAATAGCGTCAGCACCAACCTGCATCACTGGGCCATCGTTCGCGATGCCCAGAAGGCGGGCGCCAAGGTCGTCGTTATCGACGCCTACTCCTCGCGCACCGCCAAGGCTGCGGACTGGCACATTTGTCCCAAGCCTGGGACCGATGCGGCGCTGGCGATGGCGCTGATCAATTCGATCATCGAAGACGGTCTGGTCGACCAGGACTATGTCGATAATTACACAAAAGGCTTTGAGGACCTGAAAGAGCGTGCTCGCACCCGGACGCCGGAATGGGCCGAGGCAATTACCGGCGTGCCCGCGGCTGACATCCGCAAGCTCGCTTACGAACTCGCGACCGCACAACCAGCCGCCATTCGGATGGGCGTCGCGCTCGAACGTCATTTTGGCGGCGGCCAAACCATCCGCGCCGTCACCTGTATCCCGGCGCTGACGGGCGCGTGGCGCCATGTCGGCGGCGGCGTAACCCAGTTCCCCGTCTGGGAGCATCCCTACAAGTTCGACGTGATCTGCCGGCCCGACCTCATTCCCGAGGGCACGCGTGTCGTCAACAACCTGCAGATCGGCCGTGCGCTAACTGGTGAACTGCCTCTCGACCCGCCGATCATGTCGATGATGTGCTGGAATTCGAATCCGGTCACACAGGCGCCGGAGACCGATAAGATCGTTCAAGGCCTGATGCGGGACGATCTCTTTTTGGTCTCCGCCGAACACTTTATCTCGGATACGGCATCGTACGCCGATATTGTTCTGCCGGCGTCCATGGGCGCGGAAATGGAGGATATGATCCTGTCGTGGGGACACCTCTACCTCACCTATAATACGAAATGCGCGGACTCGCCCGGCGAGGCGATCCCGAATAATGAGATCTTCCGCCGCCTCGCCGCCCGGATGGGTTTCGAAGAAGAAAACTTCAAATGGACGGATTCGGAGTGCCTTGAGCACTATGTGGATTGGTCTTCACCCGCCTGCGAGGGCATCGACCTTGCCTACTTGCGTCAGCACGGTTTTGCGCGGCTTAAGGTTGGAACCCCTGACGACCGCGCGCCACATCGAGAAGGGAATTTCCCGACGGCCTCCGGCAAATGCGAGTTACGGATCGATGGCGCCAAAAATTTCGTCGCCGGTCCATTCCGGCAGATGTACGAAGGCTTCCAACCTGGCGAGGATTTGGACCCGTTGCCGGACTACGTGGGGTCGCGAGAGTCGCACACGAACGATCCCGAACGAGCCAAGAGGTATCCGCTCAACATCGTCTCGCCGAAGAGCCACGGATTTTTGAATTCGTGCTACGCCAACATGGACCACAAGATTAAAGGCCAAGGCGAACAGTTCGTTTTGATCAACCGGGTCGACGCGGACCGGCGCGCCATCGTCGATGGGGACCGCGTTCAGGTCGCCAACGATCGCGGCGCCTTTAAGGGCGTCGCCCGCATCACCGGCGACGTCAATCCGGGGGTCGTCGTCGCGACGCTCGGCTATTGG